A window from Balearica regulorum gibbericeps isolate bBalReg1 chromosome 1, bBalReg1.pri, whole genome shotgun sequence encodes these proteins:
- the AGPAT3 gene encoding 1-acyl-sn-glycerol-3-phosphate acyltransferase gamma isoform X2 — MLLEWWSGTECTLFSDEATVNTFGKEHVIIILNHNFEIDFLCGWTMTERFGVLGSSKVLAKRELLYVPLIGWTWYFLEIVFCKRKWEEDRDTVIEGLKRLADYPEYMWFLLYCEGTRFTETKHRISMEVAESKGLPKLKYHLLPRTKGFTTAVQCLRGTVSAVYDVTLNFRGNKNPSLLGILYGKKYEADMCVRRFPLEDIPQDEKEAANWLHKLYQEKDALQEMYNQEGIFPGQQFKPPRRPWTLLNFLFWATVLLSPLFTFGFGVFASGSPLLILAFLGLVGAASFGVRRLIGVTEIEKGSSYGNQEFKKKE; from the exons ATGCTGCTGGAATGGTGGTCAGGCACAGAGTGCACCTTGTTCTCAGATGAAGCCACAGTGAACACCTTTGGGAAAGAACATGTCATCATCATCTTGAATCACAACTTTGAAATCGACTTCTTGTGCGGCTGGACTATGACAGAGCGCTTCGGAGTGCTAGGG aGTTCCAAAGTTCTTGCTAAGAGAGAGTTACTATATGTGCCCCTAATTGGCTGGACATGGTACTTCCTTGAGATTGttttctgcaaaaggaaatgggaagaaGACAGAGATACGGTTATTGAAGGATTAAAACGTTTGGCTGATTATCCTGAATATATGTGG TTTCTCCTGTACTGTGAAGGAACTCGTTTTACAGAGACCAAGCATCGGATCAGTATGGAGGTAGCTGAATCCAAGGGGTTGCCCAAACTGAAATACCACCTGTTGCCCAGAACCAAAGGTTTCACCACTGCTGTCCAGTGTCTCAGGGGAACAG TTTCAGCAGTGTATGATGTAACACTaaatttcagaggaaacaaGAACCCGTCTTTATTAGGAATTCTTTATGGAAAGAAATATGAAGCAGATATGTGTGTAAG GAGATTTCCTCTGGAAGATATCCCTCAAGATGAAAAGGAAGCTGCAAACTGGCTTCACAAGCTTTACCAGGAAAAG GATGCTTTGCAAGAGATGTATAATCAGGAAGGCATATTTCCTGGCCAGCAGTTTAAACCACCTAGGAGACCATGGACTCTcctaaactttcttttttgggCCACagttcttctctctcctcttttcacATTTGGCTTTGGAGTTTTTGCAAGTGGATCACCTCTCCTTATCCTTGCATTCCTGGGACTTGTTGGAGCAG cttCCTTTGGAGTTCGTAGACTGATAGGAgtaactgaaatagaaaaaggcTCCAGCTATGGCAACCAAGAAttcaagaaaaaggaataa
- the AGPAT3 gene encoding 1-acyl-sn-glycerol-3-phosphate acyltransferase gamma isoform X1 — protein MGFIAFLKTQFIVHLLIGFVFVVSGLIINFIQLCTLVLWPINKQFYRRVNCRLAYSLWSQLVMLLEWWSGTECTLFSDEATVNTFGKEHVIIILNHNFEIDFLCGWTMTERFGVLGSSKVLAKRELLYVPLIGWTWYFLEIVFCKRKWEEDRDTVIEGLKRLADYPEYMWFLLYCEGTRFTETKHRISMEVAESKGLPKLKYHLLPRTKGFTTAVQCLRGTVSAVYDVTLNFRGNKNPSLLGILYGKKYEADMCVRRFPLEDIPQDEKEAANWLHKLYQEKDALQEMYNQEGIFPGQQFKPPRRPWTLLNFLFWATVLLSPLFTFGFGVFASGSPLLILAFLGLVGAASFGVRRLIGVTEIEKGSSYGNQEFKKKE, from the exons ATGGGCTTCATTGCCTTTCTGAAGACCCAGTTCATAGTTCACCTCCTCATTGGGTTCGTCTTTGTTGTGAGCGGACTGATCATTAACTTCATTCAACTATGCACGCTAGTCCTCTGGCCCATAAACAAGCAGTTTTATCGCAGAGTAAACTGTCGCCTTGCCTATTCACTTTGGAGCC AGTTGGTAATGCTGCTGGAATGGTGGTCAGGCACAGAGTGCACCTTGTTCTCAGATGAAGCCACAGTGAACACCTTTGGGAAAGAACATGTCATCATCATCTTGAATCACAACTTTGAAATCGACTTCTTGTGCGGCTGGACTATGACAGAGCGCTTCGGAGTGCTAGGG aGTTCCAAAGTTCTTGCTAAGAGAGAGTTACTATATGTGCCCCTAATTGGCTGGACATGGTACTTCCTTGAGATTGttttctgcaaaaggaaatgggaagaaGACAGAGATACGGTTATTGAAGGATTAAAACGTTTGGCTGATTATCCTGAATATATGTGG TTTCTCCTGTACTGTGAAGGAACTCGTTTTACAGAGACCAAGCATCGGATCAGTATGGAGGTAGCTGAATCCAAGGGGTTGCCCAAACTGAAATACCACCTGTTGCCCAGAACCAAAGGTTTCACCACTGCTGTCCAGTGTCTCAGGGGAACAG TTTCAGCAGTGTATGATGTAACACTaaatttcagaggaaacaaGAACCCGTCTTTATTAGGAATTCTTTATGGAAAGAAATATGAAGCAGATATGTGTGTAAG GAGATTTCCTCTGGAAGATATCCCTCAAGATGAAAAGGAAGCTGCAAACTGGCTTCACAAGCTTTACCAGGAAAAG GATGCTTTGCAAGAGATGTATAATCAGGAAGGCATATTTCCTGGCCAGCAGTTTAAACCACCTAGGAGACCATGGACTCTcctaaactttcttttttgggCCACagttcttctctctcctcttttcacATTTGGCTTTGGAGTTTTTGCAAGTGGATCACCTCTCCTTATCCTTGCATTCCTGGGACTTGTTGGAGCAG cttCCTTTGGAGTTCGTAGACTGATAGGAgtaactgaaatagaaaaaggcTCCAGCTATGGCAACCAAGAAttcaagaaaaaggaataa